Proteins from a single region of Psilocybe cubensis strain MGC-MH-2018 chromosome 3, whole genome shotgun sequence:
- a CDS encoding Arginase has protein sequence MASQSRFIPEPKTLAIVGCPFSPDFKPKAGVDQGPIHLVEAGLIGQLENLGWKVVFDGHHQFEEINALHDPPIGILKNPRLVSRVTQSVAQVVGEHAAKGQLPVTLGGDHSLAMGTISGTLSKYPDACVVWIDAHADINTVDSTESGNIHGMPVSFLLGIGSKVEEFSWVKPILKANRLVYIGLRDVDAGEKKILRDNNIKAFSMHEVDKYGIGKVVEMALDHVNPGRDKPIHLSFDVDALDPSVAPSTGTPVRGGLTFREGHYICEAIYETGLLVGLDLMEVNPSLADQASVEQTVAVGCSLLRSALGETLL, from the exons ATGGCATCTCAATCGCGCTTCATCCCCGAACCAAAAACCCTAGCA ATCGTCGGTTGTCCTTTCAG TCCCGATTTCAAGCCAAAGGCAGGAGTAGATCAGGGACCCATCCATCTCGTTGAAGCTGGCCTCATCGGTCAATTGGAAAACCTAGGGTGGAAAGTAGTTTTCGACGGTCACCACCAGTTCGAAGAAATCAATGCCCTCCACGATCCACCCATTGGTATTCTCAAGAATCCGAGGCTCGTGTCTCGGGTCACCCAATCCGTTGCCCAGGTAGTCGGTGAGCATGCCGCCAAGGGGCAGCTGCCTGTAACTCTTGGTGGGGACCATTCATTG GCGATGGGAACAATCTCAGGGACACTCTC AAAATACCCCGACGCATGTGTTGTATGGATCGACGCCCACGCGGATATAAATACCGTCGATTCTACAGAATCTG GAAATATACATGGCATGCCCGTTTCGTTCCTTCTTGGAATTGGGTCCAAAGTGGAAGAGTTTTCATGGGTCAAACCTATCTTGAAAGCCAACCGACTTGTTTACATTGGTCTACGAGATGTTGATGCTGGTGAAAAGAAGATACTACGAGATAACAACATCAAGGCTTTTAGTATGCACGAAGTTGATAAGTATGGCATCGGGAAGGTTGTTGAAATGGCTTTGGATCATGTCAACCCGGGAAGAGACAAGCCTATTCACTTGAGCTTTGATGTGGATGCTTTGGATCCTAGTGTTGCTCCATCCACTGGCACCCCA GTTCGAGGAGGATTAACTTTTCGTGAAGGACACTACATATGTGAGGCTATTTACGAGACCGGGTTGCTTGTCGGCCTTGATTTGATG GAAGTAAACCCGTCGCTTGCCGACCAAGCGAGCGTAGAACAGACGGTGGCAGTAGGATGCTCCCTGTTGCGATCTGCTCTAG GCGAAACCCTCCTCTGA